The following DNA comes from Dermacentor andersoni chromosome 2, qqDerAnde1_hic_scaffold, whole genome shotgun sequence.
caatgctgcattagtctaaactgatttattttttcgctttagtgtccctttaagcacagggaaccctgaccatgagaaggaaattcacagaataaaaatgggttggtgtgCATACAGCAGATATTGCCAGATCCTGAtgggaagcttaccactatcattgaaaagaaaggtgtacaatcaatgcattctaccggtgctaacatatggggcagaaactttgaggttgacaaagaagctcgagaacaagttaaggaactgcacaaagagcgatggaacaaagaatttTAGGCACAGCGTTAAGAGAGAGGAAGGGAGCtgtgcggatcagagagcaaatggggatagccaatAATCTAAATGACAttaagaggggaaaaaaatgggcctgggcaggccatgtaacgtGCAGGTTAGATAATTGGTGGAccattagaattacagaatgggtgcgaagagaaggaAAGCActgtcgaggacagcagaaaactaggtggggtgatgaaataaggaaattcgcaagtgcaagttggaatcggttggcgcaggacagaggtaatttgagattgcagggagaggcctttgtcctgcagtggacataaaataggctaatgatATGATGATGATCAGAAATGAGTAACCAGTATTTCCTGCACATTGACACAGCAAAATAATTACAAATTTTATTCCTGTTTTGCTGAACAGAATCAAGTTGCCTCTGTTCACAAAATATTACTCAGATGACACGGTTTTCGTGTTCTGCTGTTCAAGCTTGCTTGTCAGAATGGAGTCCCAGAGCAAGAGCTGCTTCGATATGGTGTTCACCTGAAAAACATAGGCTGCCATTAGTACCTGCACAACAACGTCAAAGGGGCCCTAAAACCTGTCTTAAAGGTATGGAATATGTCTCATATTAAAAGACTCAAgaatatatttttaaatattttttttgcacGCACCTCATACTAACATAAGCTGTAGCCCCTGCTGAAGGTTCCCTCACAGACTTCTCTTACTTTTTGTAACTTCTAATGCATTTCAAGCTCTGCTGCTGGGTTGATGCGAAGCTCTATGCTTCGGTATTGTCGTGGCTTCCGAGATCGAGCTTTAACAAGTGTTGCAATGCTGGCTTATTGTTATGTTAACTTGGGATACTAGTGTAGCACAAGCATGGTGACAACACAGAATAGTAGTGCACGTCTGTGTGTTCATGTTCTATTTGGAGTCCTCATCTTGCTTACACTACACCAATACTTTGAGAGATTGAGCTGTCACACTGCTTGACCTTCGAGGTCATAGTATATTGGCACAGTAGTGTTGTTCTTTGCCATAAGAAGGTGCCACTGCCATTTCTGTGCAATGCCTTAAAAGAACTTGGCCAACAGCCATCAAGCTCACTGGTGCCTTACAATGAATGTGAAAAGCAGCAGGGACTTCAAGAAGCTGAAGGAAAGGACATGTAGCCTTCAGAGAAAAAATTTTAGGCTCCCTGCTTCATGTACAGGAATAATAGTATTCAGCTCAACGTATTCATGAGAGCACTGTCCAATAACTAGGCAGATTTTTAAAGGGATAGCAAATGGGAGCATTAAGTCAACAAGTGATAGATTGGTGGACCAATATTCCCAAATCACCACATTTACTGAAGACGGAGCCTTAGTAAGAAAAAATGTTATCTACATAGAGCAGGAATGAAAACACCTGTAGCAGCATCGACGTAGAGGAAGATGAGGAGAATAGCAGCTCGCTAGGGACAGCCTAGGAAGCGAAACGGGCGCGTGACTCGGATCACGTGCAGCTGGCGCGAGGGCCAAAATTTTATTCGCCGAGGAATGACCGTCTGCTAGGGCCTTCTGCTCAGTAAAAATACGCCCCTGTTAATAGTGGCTCATCGTCATCACCGATTTTGCATGCCACACACCATAGAGTtccctacaataattactagagggaactctgaaaTCAAAAAGTGGGACTAACGGATGGAGTGGCACACATGGTATAAAGGTTACATAAAAAGATAAGGTGCCTTAGAAAtgctggccagcctttctgaggcaccttatccctgtttacaatgTTCATTCCAtggagggaactctggcattGCCATCATTCCATCATCATGGCATTGCCATCATCATGgtaatgatggttagtacatggatctgtctgatcttcgtgcttgtggattcagatattctcgtggctttgtttattatgctTTGTTTGCCTTATaattgtcctaaatttcaaggCAATCTATGTTCTTATAAATACAAAAGACCTTACAAACACACGTAATTGGtactaattgcagcggttcagcCTGTCAAGGTGGCAAAATTGAAACGCACTGGGTCGCCCAAGAGAAATTCATAGGAGTGTTCTATTCCGCTTGTAGATGCATGCATCCATGGCACGATGGTTCTAATATTAGGCTTCTGTGCTAGCGGTCCTGTGtgtgaatcctgccatcggacaagtttaacgatgtttatttaattatttataacacagcacttcttgaataTGATGAGTTTACAAAGCCACAAAGCCATCTGAAGCCAGaaagatgaagtttaggcaaatccatataCTAATTATCATTCCCAAGCTGGCTCAAGTAGCCTGCTTGCAGCTTCTGTAGAGACTAgtgccagagtttcctctagtaattattgtatgaaactttaTGGAAAAAACTGCTTTTCATGATGTTTATGTTCTGTTTATCATAAATTGTAGATAGTAGTCAATCTTTGACGAAAAAAATTTATACTACAcctgaatattaaaaaaaagaaggccatTTGGACATGTTTATCAGAATCTTCTGCAGAATAACTGATTAAAGCTCCCTCCACTTCGATGTAACAATTTGCAAAAGTGTGATGCCCTGTAATGCATAACCTCCGAGATTGCCAGCCCAGTGCAGGAATCCTGTACTACATTGACATCTGGATGATGTATCTCGATCCGTCTTCTTAAGTTGTCTGCTGTCTTGAACTGGGATTCTCTCAGCATGGAGCAAACAAAGATGGATTTTCAGGATAATAATCTATGACTGTATCCAGAAGGCATTGTTTGATCTCAGTGTTGCTTTATGAATATCTTGACGTTGCATCCTAAAGTAATGCTAAGCTATGACAATCTAGGGTTGAGAAAGTgatttacaaaaagaaaacaaagatgtGCGAGATGTAAGACAAAACAAGCATAGCGTCTCAGGTTGGTGTCAATCAGAGTGACAGTGGACATTCTCGGCTCTGCTACCTCTACTATTCAAGGAGAAGGAGTCTGTAGTAAACAGCCAAGAAAGTTAAGGTAAATTTTGAATATCTGATGTTTCTTACTgtacatttagcaacaaatggaACACACTGATGCCAAAACACCACTTGAGATTACTGTTGTGCTACAGTAAACCAGATGTATGCTTTGGCAGACTGTAAAGAAATGTAAGTAGTGCATGTGCCCTTGCATTTCTCATTCTACTGATCAGTAAAAAGTCTCCAACACCACAACCATGTGATGCTTTTGATGTGAGTGGTTTCTTGTCGGTCGTACACTGTAAACTATGAACAGAGTGATTTTCTGTGTCACTCTATCTCAAAATGCAGTAGCATTAGCCAAGAATTTAGCCAGCAATCATGCGTTTAGCAGAAATAATTAGTGCCTACCAGGTCATTGTAAGTTGCTAGCAGGTGGTGCAGATTCCTGGTCTGCTCATCAGCCTGCTCctaaaatgcaataaaaaaaaaagaaaaacaacaacaacaacaacaaacaaacgaTTTGCAGTCATAGAACACTAAAATGTAAAATTTCTGAGCAGAACAAAGGTTAAATGATGCAAAGTGTGGTAAATGAAGTCCACACACAAACTACTGCGTGATGCTGCCATGTGAACAGTCACTAACCAGTAGTTCTCCATATTATTCCTATGCAATAAACAAGTAGTGCCCAAAGCAACATTTCCCAAAGTGGAAGAAAATAACAGCCAATGTTCAATGAGAGATGGGAAAAGCAAATTTTACCGCAGAGTAGCAAAAATATGTCCAATGAAAGCAATCTTCATATATTCAACATACCTGTTGCTCAAGTTGAATAGTAGCAAGTGCTGAAACCTTGCCAATATGAGTTGGTGCATCTaatgaaagaaaaacaagttTTACAAAGGCGAGAATGTGAATTACACACGGCCTGGTTACCTTTGATGTGAGTGCTGTCGAGGACTGGCTTTAGGTCCTCCATCTTTTGGTAAGCAGCAATCACCTGTCGGATTCTGTCTTCCTCTACAAAGTAATACAATGGGCCACAAGAGCATGTTTGTTCTTGATGATGAGCTACTTTCACAATAAAAAAATCTTTTTGTGGTACTTTAAGTCATTATTCATACAAATATAATCCCAttgcacaaataaaataaaactatTACAGTGATTCTGCACACACTTCTTATCTACAATATTCATGTGACTGTAAGGTTAGAGGAAACTAATAGAGTGTACAGTTCTACAGCAATAAAACTTTGCAACACACACTCTTTTTGAAAAGTAGACAGGGGCCATTAATCACATAAGCAAAGGTGTCACTGGACTGTTGCAGGATTTTAATGATGTGCTTGCAGATCTACCGAGATAGAGTAAGCATTACCCTTTTCCAGGTTAGACTTTTCTTTATGTTTCAGCGCTCACCTACAGCTCTGGTCACACTAACAAAGGTACTCCATATGCAACCtaaccactcccccccccccctcccctttcttatATTTGATGTAATCCAAAAAGATATGCAACACATTATCAACAGTAAAAAGCTATTAATGAAGTACTGTGACCTCAATATCcaatacattatttatttattcaaaataccttagAGGGCCcagaagggcattgagtaagggggacaAAAAGCAGCATAAATAGTATAAGAACAAGCACCAAAAAATGACGCAAGATGCAAAACAAGAAGTAAGAGGGAAAAATTTTACAGAGCAAATGATAACAAAAAAATATACACATAGGCTCAAGGAACATCGTATTATACCATGAGTAACATGAATGCGTCACATGTGGCCAATACATATCGTAAGAGAAAAAAAGTGGTCATGTAAGAAATGTCATTGATGTAAGATGCACAAGATTATATGGCATACCACAATAGCAACGAGAATGGAAATGCGAACCAACTGAAGAGACCCAAGTCATGAAGTCACTCCTTAGAAAAATGTTTCCACAGCTGATAAGTGGAATGATTGGTGGTCACAGATGGATGCAATAGAGTTaggaagatcattccaaagaGCAATGGCAGGTGGAAGTGCCAATGAATTGAAGGCTTGGGTCCTTCAATGCATGAACTTTATACTAAATTGATTATGCAGTCGACGTGAAATGTGTGAAGGCGCTTCCAGAGGTAATGGAGATGGCCTGTAGCTGTAATGATATTTATGAAATAGGCAtaaaagagcaatggaacgacgaaaatcTAATGGTTCGAGAGATATCAAGTCTGATCTGTGTTATGCTCTAATGGGGACTGTTGTTCTGTGTAATGAAACAAACAGCTCATTCTGATTAGGTAGTTTTGATATGGGGACTAGATAGCTGATGGAAATTCTAGTTGCGGTTGTACAATTGTTAGGTAAGCCAATTTCCTTACATTGTTCGGGGAGTTTCGCAAGTTTCAGTGCAGATACCCAAGTGATCTGGAAACTTTGGCAGAAATGTTCTGAATGTGCAAGGCCCATGAAAGATCATGCGTGTGGTGAACACCTAAATACTTGTACGATGATGCCCGAGATAATATTGTGCTATCAAAGAGGTATGAGAAGTTAGAATCTGTACGCTTGCGACTGAAAGAAATTACCTTGCATTTAGCCGGGTTGAGCATCATTTGCCATTTAGTACACCAGTTTGAAATGTGGTTTAAGTGACATTGGAGAGCGAGGTGATCATCCATGGAATTTTTTAGCAGTAaatgatgcagtcatcagcaaaaagttgTAAGCAGGCAAGTTGTTAACGTATATTAAAAACAATAAAGGGCCAAGAACACTGCCTTGAGGTACGCCAGATGATATGTTGCAGAGTGAAGAGGTGAAATTATTAACCGTAGTGAACTGctggcagaaagaaagaaaattaagaagCCATGACAGGATTAGAGAATCAAGGCAAAGAGCAGATAGCTTGTTAAATAGCTCTCCTGTCAAGGAATCTGCCCCTTCTAGATTtgaatgcagaaaacaaagatgtCAATCTGCTCTTGAATAGACACTCTCTATACATACAATTTGCATCACCTTTCCTAGGCACGAATTATTTTTGCAGCAAAGCAGTTAGTGTCACTACAAATGCTAGCAAACATTTATACCTCTTTTCGTAGTTTTATGAAAAAACTTAATTTTATATTTTTAGGAAATGTGGGGAATGTTAGGGGTGACATGCAGACCAGTTTTGAAGCGTGGAGTTTTATTAGGAGAAAAATGAAAATTACCGAACCATAATTTTCAGTTTGTTTGGATGTGTTATATGAAACATTTACAAAATTCCCCCTGCTGCCCTAGGAGGACCAAATGTGGCAGTGGTCTTATACTTGGGGGAATATAGGATGCAAGCTATAGGTGATGTGTGCTGAAAGTTTGAAGTGTTGTATGTGTAGGTTAATTATGTGCTTTGATAATAATTACTCAATACTGATTTTTTCCTGATTTAAATGCATTATACAACACATGCTATTGGTTTTCTCGGTCTCCTCAGTTAACTATGTGAGGCACATTGTTTCTATTTCATTGAAGCAGGTAGCATGTTGTGGGTGACATTGGATAAACATTTAATCTGTGTAGATTAATTACAGACTTTGCAGAAAGGTGCTTACTCAAGCATTCCAATAAGTCACACTGCTGTTATTTGCAACATTTCCCAGAGTCCTAAAAGAACTGTACGTGACACCGAGTTCCCATTCAGTAGAAATGGGGGTTATGCTAAGTGTAATGACTGGGCAAGCTTTGACATTCCTAGCTTAATTAGCAGGTTTGCAAATAATCGCTGAACACTAATTTTTCAGGTATTCTCATGCTTTATGTGAGATTCATAGTATGTTTCTCCTATGTCTTTGGTGAACTAAATAAGGCACCATGTTTATACTTAGTGAAAATAAGGGGCACGTTATAGGTGATGTGTAGTCAAAATTCAAAGCAGGTAGGTTAATTGCGGCTTTTGCAATAAATTATGCATGCAAGCCCTCAGGAACGTTACAAGTATGCTTTATGAGCAGTGCAACGTTTAGCCCTATGCCATGGCATACCTAAAAAAGCCAATAAGATCAAACTTTAACAAAATTAAGGGTAACATGGCAAATCAGTATGCAAGGTCAAAGGCGAGTGGATATACAGCTTTTGTAAAACATTCCTTTAGCAACTGCTCAAAAGCGCTATATAACCATTATACGCTACCTTTCCTAGTGTGCCGGAAAAATCCTTGGTTAAATCGAGCTTACCATATTTTCTGGAACATAAGTAGCGCTCTTTCCCAAAAGTTTCACTGGTGCATGTGTTTGCAACGGTGCAACAGATATGCATAAAACAATGCACGCTGGCACAACCAATATGAGCATCTTTTTTTCCTGAGCATGCCATGCTGTACCAGCAATGCCAGTGATGTGGCTACATGTTGTAAAAGTTTAAATTTAGAGACTGACAATAGTCAACTAGCAATGCTGCTGGTCCAAGTTGCTTAACATTTCACTGCATCAGAAGACGAGGTCTTCGATAGCTTCGAGTGAAGTGCAATAAATGTTGATTTTCTGTGCCTAAGAGGACTGTTGGTTGAAGTCATTTTCTGCAAGAATTTGCGGCttgcaaaaatttttttaacgGAAATTTAGTAGCCTGGAATGGGTAAGTATGGCATGAGTGCACAGCGCAAAgaacgaggactgaaggaagaacacagcacaggcgctgacttcaactgatctttatttgcgaaattGCCAGAACTATATACAcgagcaaaagtaatgaaaatCAACTTTTGCATTATGTCACACACGAACCCCTAttgcatcacagccagatacttgatttcgtttttggtgacggcaatagacggcatgctgatgcaaaggtcaCCTAGCCGCTGTATCTTGTCAGCCTCTATGATTTCACGTGTAAACTGTTCCCGGTGTTTGGAAATTACGACACAGTTTTCAAATTCAGAGTCAAAATGGCAGTCTTTGCAGTGACTGCCAAGATGACCTTGCACAGCGGTGTAAACATTGTAAAAATACTCTTTAAATCGCTCATTTAaacatctgcctgtttggccaaCGTATTTCTTTCTGCAAGTCAGGGGAATCATGTAAACCGCACCCAGGGCGCATGCTCCAAACCGCTTCCTATGGTTAGTAGTGCAAATATTTCGTTTTGTGGAATGAGCATTCACACGCCTACAGAGCACTGATAATTTTTCAGAGGCAGAAAAAACAACTTTAACGTCTACTTTACTGCCTATCTTCTTGAAGCTATGCAATACCTTATGCAAGTAAGGGAGCACCGTGATTGGCTTATTGTCTCTGGTAGCGCAGTCAGCTGGTGCTTTCTCTCCCAGCTTGATTTTCTTTAATATCTTTTCTGCTACTGAAACTAACAAAAGCTTGGGGTACCCAGCATATGTTAGGCAGGAGGCCTGCGCGAGGAGACTGTGCGTTAAAGTAGATGTTAAAGTTGGCCCCAGAATGATTATCAGTGCTCTGTAGGCATGTGAATGCTCATGCCACACGACGAAATATTTGCACTACTAACCATAGGAAGCGGTTTGGAGCATGCACCCTGGGTGCGGTTTACATGATTCCCCTGACTTGTGGAAAGAAATACGTTGGCCAAACAGGCAAATGTTTAAATGAGCGATTGAAAGAGCATTTTTACTATGTTTACACCACCGTGCAAGGTCAtcttggcattcactgcagagaCTGCCATTGTGACCCTGAATTTGAAAACTGCGTCGTAATCTCCAAACACCGAGAACAGTTTACACGTGAAATCATAGAGGCTGACAAGATACAGTGGCTAGGtgacctttgcatcagcatgccgtctatTGCCCTCACCAAAAACGAAATTaagtatctggctgtgatgcaaTAGGGGTTCATGTGTGACATAATACAAAAGTTGTTTTTAATTACTTTTGCTCATGTGTACAGTTCTGGCGTTTTtgcaaataaagatcagttgaagtcagcacctgtgttgtgttcttccttcagttctcgtcttttgcgctgtgcacacaTGTCAATGTTGAATCACCAATTCGCCCAGGCTTCTACCTTATCAAGTATGGCATTTTGCAATTAGTGTACAAATGTGCATAATGACATTTCATCAAGCCGAATGAGTTAATATAGGTATGCCTTATACACTGGTGTGACTTATACAAATGTGCAACTTACATTCCCAAAAATACGGTACATTTGGTGGACATGGGGGGGAATCTTGTTTGTACTGCACGGTGAAACTAATGTTCCTGGCTTAATTTGAAGCATTGCAAACAGTTACTCAAACCTCGTTTTTCACGTTTTCATGTGTTATACCAGGTTCGTGGCAGGTTCCCTCTGTGTCTTCGGTGAACTAAAGAAGGTAATCTGCTTATAGTTGGTTAAAATTAAGGACAGATTACGTGTGAAGGTTATGTGGGCAGATAATGTGTAGGCAAAATTCCAAGTCTGTGGACTAATTACGACCTTAGCAGTAAATTATACGTACGCAATTAAGTGACCCGGGGCGTTTAAACGTGTTTAACGAATTGTGCATTCATTTAGCCCGCTGCCATGGGAGAACTCTGAACGCAACCTAGACAAAATTTAGCGGAATTTGGGGTAACACTATCGCAAATCCATGTGCGAAGTCAAATTCGTGTATATCAATTACAGTAATTGTAAAAAGAATTTACTAAGAAAATGCTCGAAAGCGGTATATGCGGGCAAGGTTTCAAATAGGCGAGTCACATGCGGACAACGCTTCACCGTATGTGGTTTAATTTCAAGCAAGCGTAATTCTTAATGCGACTGCTGAAGGGAACAGCCTTGCTGTTTTCCGAAAGGTCGTATAcgtcggctctctctctctctttctttactgGCCAGAAGTGTGGAGAAGAGGGCTGCGAGTTAATGGAATCTTACTTACACAACCTAAATGGTGGCATTTTTCTTTCTCAAAAGAGCGTTAACGTTTTCTGGCAAACAGGACCTACCTGCTAGAATGAGCTGGAGCTTGGCACCCTCTGTCAAATCAACCCGGTCCTGAAATTCGGCGTCCAGATATCTGTCAAGCTCGTCAGCTAGGGGAGTTACAAAAGCCACATGGTGACCCACCAGTGAACTTTAAAGGAACCTTGCGTGAGCGTACTTGCGTACTTTTTTTGAGCACTGACAACTTCTCCCGAGATGCGACGGcagcctggattttcgtatggaCGTTCAGTAGCACTTCCTGAAATCAGAAACGTTAGCGACGAGTAGGGAACTGCTTTAACATGCAGAACGTTACCGTTATGCTAGACTTGTTTGGTGGTTCCTTCGTGGGGTCGCGATCTGTCAGTCGCCTTTCTAGCTCTTCAATTCGCTCCTCAAGCATTTTCAGAACTTCGGGGGTAGCCATGTTTGCAGCAGACGCTGCTTATTGGATCATAGACAAACGACAACCAGAACTGATTGGTAGCTTCGGTAGGTGACCTATCGCCACCACTACCCGCCTACCTTCCCTATCAGTGGAGGCTTCATTCCTATGGATGCCTCATCTCTCCACATATTGTTGTGTGCAAGTGCGAGTGGCGCGCTTAGAAGATTTCCGAGTATGATTTTGGCGACTGTTTGCGCTTCGTGCGTTGTTTTGTTTTCGTTGGAAATACGTGAAAGTTCTGCGCTACGTGTGGCCCTTAAGTTGTGCTCAAATTGGAACTGCTGATTAGCGCTGACAGGGCGGGCCACAAAGCCGGTCGTGGGGCGGGCACGTCGACAGGACCTCGCAACGAATGCATGCATGgaatgaaaagaaacaagaaagaaaaatattttcacATTCCTTGCGGTGGCGACTGATTCATAATGTCAGGCGGCCAGTCGAAAATCACAAGCTTCTTTA
Coding sequences within:
- the DCTN3-p24 gene encoding dynactin subunit 3 produces the protein MATPEVLKMLEERIEELERRLTDRDPTKEPPNKSSITEVLLNVHTKIQAAVASREKLSVLKKTDELDRYLDAEFQDRVDLTEGAKLQLILAEEDRIRQVIAAYQKMEDLKPVLDSTHIKDAPTHIGKVSALATIQLEQQEQADEQTRNLHHLLATYNDLVNTISKQLLLWDSILTSKLEQQNTKTVSSE